Proteins from a genomic interval of Diaminobutyricimonas aerilata:
- a CDS encoding FAD-dependent oxidoreductase: protein MSSAQHPVILVCIADEAARTSVLTHLERRYGSDYEVIDEPGERRARDRLHALRVAEREVALTIGDDGAAWSAPGEPQPLFSIARSLFSECRRSLLIDWGAWAGEGSADAVRQLIAGGVVDFYVVAPRHDPDESFHRAVTDLLQDWQRSTGSDGSSYLVIGSPLAPRTHELQSLLTRGGVAVHAIPPESDAARRTLDEAGVAYSGVPLVRTYDGTVLTDPHDAAVAASLGLATTLPREPVDLVIVGAGPAGLAAAVYAASEGLRTLVIEKGPIGGQAGSSSLIRNYLGFPRGTPGADLARRAYQQAWAFGARFAHARRVDGLRVGDDGFAVHVAGSPGEEGGDDTVRASAVVVATGVSYRRLSVPALERFAGVSVFYGATAVEARAQRGKSVCVVGGGNSAGQAALHLSRYAAAVTLIVRGDGLAASMSEYLIAELAAAGVAVVTRSRVVGAEAGETDGPLTGVELERDDGSRHTLACDALFITIGARPHTEWLPPEVLRDRWGSVFTGADVVAEGGRRAWPHDRLPAPLEASVPGIFAVGDVRRGSVKRVASAVGEGSVVLSSVHEHLARRAAVRPT, encoded by the coding sequence TTGTCATCCGCGCAGCATCCCGTCATCCTCGTCTGCATCGCGGACGAGGCCGCGCGCACGTCCGTGCTCACCCACCTGGAACGTCGGTACGGGAGCGACTACGAGGTGATCGACGAACCGGGGGAGCGGCGGGCTCGGGACCGGCTGCACGCCCTGCGGGTCGCTGAGCGCGAGGTCGCACTCACCATCGGGGACGACGGCGCCGCCTGGTCGGCGCCGGGCGAGCCGCAACCGCTCTTCTCGATCGCGCGCTCGTTGTTTTCCGAGTGCCGGCGAAGCCTGCTCATCGACTGGGGCGCGTGGGCGGGGGAGGGGAGCGCCGACGCGGTGCGGCAACTCATCGCGGGCGGCGTGGTGGACTTCTACGTCGTCGCGCCACGTCACGACCCGGACGAGTCGTTCCATCGGGCGGTCACCGACCTTCTGCAGGACTGGCAGCGGAGCACGGGAAGCGACGGCTCCTCGTACCTGGTGATCGGGTCGCCGCTGGCACCGCGGACCCACGAGCTGCAGTCGTTGCTCACGCGAGGGGGAGTCGCCGTGCACGCGATTCCCCCCGAGTCCGACGCGGCACGGCGGACGCTCGACGAGGCGGGCGTCGCCTATTCGGGAGTACCCCTCGTCCGCACGTACGACGGCACGGTGCTCACCGATCCGCACGATGCCGCCGTGGCGGCCTCCCTCGGGTTGGCGACGACGTTGCCCCGCGAGCCCGTCGACCTCGTGATCGTCGGCGCCGGTCCCGCGGGCCTTGCGGCCGCCGTCTACGCGGCGTCGGAGGGTCTGCGCACGCTCGTGATCGAGAAGGGACCGATCGGCGGGCAGGCGGGCTCGAGCTCGCTCATCCGCAACTATCTCGGGTTCCCACGCGGCACTCCGGGCGCCGACCTCGCGCGGCGCGCCTACCAGCAGGCGTGGGCCTTCGGTGCCCGCTTCGCGCATGCGCGGCGGGTCGACGGGCTGCGGGTGGGGGACGACGGCTTCGCCGTGCACGTCGCCGGATCGCCGGGGGAGGAGGGCGGCGACGACACGGTGCGCGCCTCCGCCGTCGTCGTGGCGACGGGCGTGAGCTATCGGCGCCTGTCGGTGCCCGCCCTCGAGCGGTTCGCCGGGGTCTCGGTGTTCTACGGCGCGACGGCGGTCGAGGCGCGAGCTCAGCGCGGCAAGTCAGTCTGCGTGGTCGGGGGCGGGAACTCCGCGGGGCAGGCCGCCCTGCACCTCAGCCGGTACGCGGCCGCGGTGACGCTCATCGTGCGGGGCGACGGTCTCGCGGCGAGCATGTCGGAGTACCTGATCGCGGAACTCGCGGCGGCGGGCGTGGCCGTCGTCACCCGCTCCCGGGTGGTCGGCGCGGAGGCGGGGGAGACCGACGGCCCGCTCACCGGCGTCGAGTTGGAGCGCGACGACGGCTCACGTCACACCCTCGCGTGCGACGCCCTGTTCATCACGATCGGCGCGCGGCCTCACACCGAGTGGCTTCCCCCGGAGGTCCTCCGCGACCGGTGGGGTTCGGTGTTCACCGGCGCCGACGTCGTGGCCGAGGGCGGTCGACGGGCGTGGCCGCACGACCGCCTGCCCGCCCCGCTCGAGGCATCCGTGCCCGGCATCTTCGCCGTCGGCGACGTGCGGCGCGGATCGGTCAAACGGGTCGCCTCCGCCGTCGGAGAGGGGTCAGTGGTCCTCTCGTCGGTGCACGAGCACCTGGCGCGGCGAGCGGCGGTCCGGCCGACGTAG
- a CDS encoding heme-degrading domain-containing protein, protein MSELPVYTAADLEFEFADLRFPSMSNDEAVDLGLEAVGVIDERELNLAVDIVLGGDLVFRAKLGKTGPENDRWLAGKAAVARMFGVPSLLVRRRHEEAGTPFTDLDIDHETHKAHGGSVPIIVGDVVVGTITVSGEPDVIDHATAVEAIRRFLNR, encoded by the coding sequence ATGAGCGAGCTCCCCGTGTACACCGCCGCCGATCTCGAGTTCGAGTTCGCCGACCTGCGATTCCCGTCGATGAGCAACGACGAGGCGGTCGACCTCGGCCTGGAGGCCGTGGGCGTCATCGACGAGCGCGAGCTCAACCTCGCCGTCGACATCGTGCTCGGCGGTGACCTCGTCTTCCGAGCGAAACTCGGCAAGACCGGACCGGAGAACGATCGTTGGCTGGCCGGCAAGGCCGCCGTGGCGCGCATGTTCGGCGTGCCGTCGCTGCTCGTACGCCGTCGTCACGAGGAGGCCGGAACGCCGTTCACCGACCTCGACATCGACCACGAGACGCACAAGGCGCACGGCGGCTCGGTGCCGATCATCGTCGGTGACGTCGTCGTCGGCACGATCACCGTGTCGGGCGAACCCGACGTGATCGATCACGCGACGGCCGTGGAGGCGATTCGGCGCTTCCTGAATCGCTGA
- a CDS encoding VOC family protein has translation MDSNVHFITLATDDLESVRDFYVRGLGWTAHLDVPDEIVFFQVAPGLLLAFFDSRKFGEDTGRAAVSVSGLTLAHNVDSPDAVVETVTRMRAAGGSVVKEPQAGAFGGVFHALVEDPNGVLWEIAHNPSWSIGDDGTVSLG, from the coding sequence ATGGATTCGAACGTGCATTTCATCACGCTGGCGACCGACGACCTCGAATCGGTGCGCGATTTCTACGTGCGTGGACTCGGGTGGACGGCGCACCTCGACGTGCCGGACGAGATCGTGTTCTTCCAGGTCGCCCCTGGGCTGCTGCTCGCCTTCTTCGACTCGCGCAAGTTCGGCGAGGACACCGGCCGCGCCGCCGTGTCGGTGAGCGGGCTCACCCTCGCCCACAACGTCGACTCCCCCGACGCCGTGGTCGAGACGGTGACTCGGATGCGCGCGGCCGGCGGATCGGTCGTCAAGGAGCCGCAGGCGGGCGCGTTCGGCGGTGTGTTCCACGCGCTCGTGGAGGACCCGAACGGCGTGCTGTGGGAGATCGCCCACAACCCGTCGTGGTCGATCGGTGACGACGGCACCGTGTCGCTCGGCTGA
- a CDS encoding NUDIX hydrolase, translating into MAEVFRATARVLLVDERDRLFLLLTKWPAAVDRPARWITPGGGIDPGESVTAAAIRELREETGLEIDDPGPVVHEERFRMERTDGHVDVGHATYFLHRTTAFEPSRDGWTPEELVDVLDARWWTLDELDATDEPMQPADLVSIARNVLQR; encoded by the coding sequence GTGGCCGAGGTCTTCCGGGCCACGGCCCGCGTGCTGCTCGTCGACGAGCGGGACCGTCTGTTCCTGCTGCTGACGAAGTGGCCGGCGGCGGTCGATCGACCCGCACGATGGATCACCCCGGGTGGCGGCATCGACCCGGGGGAGAGCGTGACGGCCGCGGCGATCCGCGAGCTGCGCGAGGAGACCGGGCTGGAGATCGACGACCCCGGCCCGGTCGTGCACGAGGAGCGATTCCGGATGGAGCGGACCGACGGTCACGTCGATGTCGGCCATGCCACCTATTTCCTGCACCGCACGACGGCGTTCGAGCCGTCCCGGGACGGCTGGACGCCCGAGGAGCTCGTCGACGTGCTCGACGCGCGCTGGTGGACGCTCGATGAACTCGACGCCACGGACGAGCCGATGCAACCGGCGGATCTGGTGTCGATCGCGCGGAACGTGCTGCAGCGTTAG
- a CDS encoding SDR family oxidoreductase encodes MNPLETGSLTGTRALITGSSRGIGADTAKYLAAAGAKVVVNYRNKEARAQKLVQQIQADGGEAIAVGADLTDPASVEAMFQSVREQFGGLDLLVLNASGGMESGMGEDYAMKLNRDAQVAVLAAALPLLGEGSRVVFVTSHQAHFIRTVETMPEYLPVALSKRAGEDALRELVPQLAEAGIGFVVVSGDMIEGTITATLLERANPGAIASRKESAGKLYNVGEFAAEVALAAVEPIPENNTRYVGDVADFLR; translated from the coding sequence GTGAATCCTCTCGAAACCGGCTCGCTCACCGGCACGCGCGCGCTCATCACCGGCTCCTCTCGCGGCATCGGCGCCGACACGGCGAAGTACCTCGCCGCGGCGGGCGCGAAGGTGGTCGTGAACTACCGCAACAAGGAGGCGCGGGCGCAGAAGCTCGTGCAGCAGATCCAGGCCGACGGGGGAGAGGCCATCGCGGTCGGCGCGGACCTCACCGACCCGGCGTCGGTCGAGGCGATGTTCCAGAGCGTTCGTGAGCAGTTCGGCGGGCTCGACCTGCTCGTGCTCAACGCGTCCGGCGGCATGGAGTCGGGCATGGGCGAGGACTACGCCATGAAGCTCAACCGCGACGCGCAGGTCGCGGTGCTCGCCGCAGCGCTCCCGCTGCTCGGCGAAGGCTCGCGCGTGGTGTTCGTCACGAGCCACCAGGCCCACTTCATCCGCACCGTCGAGACGATGCCGGAGTACCTGCCGGTCGCACTGAGCAAGCGCGCCGGCGAGGATGCGCTCCGCGAGCTCGTGCCGCAGCTCGCCGAGGCGGGGATCGGGTTCGTCGTGGTCTCGGGGGACATGATCGAGGGCACGATCACCGCGACGCTGCTAGAACGGGCGAACCCGGGCGCGATCGCGAGCCGCAAGGAGTCCGCGGGCAAGCTGTACAACGTGGGGGAGTTCGCCGCCGAGGTCGCCCTCGCCGCCGTCGAGCCCATCCCGGAGAACAACACCCGTTACGTCGGGGACGTCGCCGACTTCCTGCGCTGA
- a CDS encoding NfeD family protein, whose protein sequence is MPDVTQYLWIIWLVFVVVCVIIELLTLEFTFLMIATGSLGGLAANLLGAPWWLQILVALVLSVLLILLIRPVLLRALRRGEDPTPSNVDALLGMGGRVARTVTDLGGLVKLANGETWTARVSPLTEHRDLLEGERVVVTAIDGSTAIVIPVERNTP, encoded by the coding sequence ATGCCCGACGTGACCCAATACCTCTGGATCATCTGGTTGGTCTTCGTGGTGGTCTGCGTCATCATCGAGCTGCTGACGCTCGAGTTCACCTTCCTGATGATCGCGACCGGGAGTCTCGGCGGTCTCGCCGCGAACCTGCTCGGCGCGCCGTGGTGGCTGCAGATCCTCGTCGCCCTCGTACTGTCGGTGCTGCTCATCCTGCTCATCCGCCCGGTACTGCTGCGTGCACTCCGCCGAGGCGAGGATCCGACGCCGAGCAACGTCGATGCGCTCCTCGGGATGGGAGGCCGCGTCGCGCGCACCGTCACCGACCTCGGCGGACTCGTGAAGCTCGCCAACGGCGAGACGTGGACGGCCCGCGTCTCCCCCCTCACCGAACACCGCGACCTGCTCGAGGGCGAGCGGGTCGTCGTCACCGCGATCGACGGGTCCACCGCCATCGTCATCCCCGTCGAGAGGAACACCCCATGA